Proteins encoded within one genomic window of Lactococcus garvieae:
- a CDS encoding acetolactate decarboxylase, whose amino-acid sequence MVKSFINKMSAIFQHGSFNTLYGGFYEGTITAGEALKYGQIGIGTLDGADGEVIILDGTAYHGNSENQVRLVKAEETLPYVAVIDHQPFATYKVNGLTMKTLHDLTEQFPTRNTAYSLKMTGFFDSVEISSKPAKNTKNYLEILAEQPHFTKNNVSGTIVGVWSPKFLEDLYGDGAHLHFLSDDKTFGGHLTEFLSGAITIEVGQVGEMKQEFPQENENFKAMRFD is encoded by the coding sequence ATGGTTAAAAGTTTTATAAATAAAATGAGTGCAATTTTTCAGCATGGTTCTTTTAACACCCTTTATGGTGGGTTTTACGAAGGAACCATAACTGCTGGAGAAGCTTTAAAGTATGGACAAATTGGTATCGGCACATTAGATGGTGCGGATGGAGAAGTAATTATCCTTGATGGCACAGCTTATCATGGAAATTCAGAAAATCAAGTACGCTTAGTTAAAGCAGAAGAAACCTTGCCGTACGTTGCAGTGATAGATCATCAACCCTTTGCGACTTATAAAGTCAATGGCTTGACGATGAAAACCTTGCATGACTTAACAGAGCAGTTTCCGACGCGTAATACAGCCTACAGCTTAAAAATGACCGGTTTCTTTGATTCGGTTGAAATCAGTTCAAAACCAGCAAAAAACACGAAAAATTATTTAGAAATATTGGCTGAACAGCCGCATTTTACAAAGAATAATGTTTCGGGAACCATTGTTGGTGTTTGGTCGCCTAAGTTTTTAGAAGATTTGTATGGCGATGGTGCTCACTTACATTTTCTAAGTGATGATAAGACTTTTGGTGGCCATTTGACAGAATTTCTGTCAGGGGCGATTACTATCGAAGTTGGCCAAGTTGGGGAAATGAAACAGGAGTTTCCACAAGAAAATGAGAATTTCAAAGCAATGCGTTTTGACTAA
- a CDS encoding PTS lactose/cellobiose transporter subunit IIA encodes MENTEAVERDDLAIVSMGAILHAGNAREAIFKAADKAAQGEFIQADELMQKANAELVEAHRAQTSTLQKEAEGIEIPYSSLFGHAQDHVMTVKTEHNLVKEIIKLYKRLEEKENG; translated from the coding sequence ATGGAAAACACGGAAGCTGTTGAAAGAGATGATCTTGCGATAGTGTCAATGGGAGCAATACTGCATGCAGGAAATGCACGTGAAGCTATTTTCAAAGCGGCAGATAAAGCTGCGCAAGGTGAATTTATTCAAGCAGACGAGCTCATGCAAAAAGCAAATGCCGAACTTGTCGAGGCGCATCGCGCGCAAACATCAACGCTACAAAAAGAGGCGGAAGGTATTGAGATACCATATTCATCACTGTTTGGGCATGCTCAAGATCATGTTATGACTGTAAAAACAGAGCATAATTTAGTAAAAGAAATTATTAAACTCTATAAACGATTGGAGGAAAAAGAAAATGGATAA
- a CDS encoding PTS sugar transporter subunit IIB: MTKQILLTCGAGASSGFMAAAARKAAKKLGADVEVKAKSETEVPTLLPEIDLLLVAPHLKYMIDEVKELCQANNVKYNVIPQRVYGSLDGKGLIEFALKQFETE, from the coding sequence ATGACAAAACAAATCCTCTTAACATGTGGCGCTGGAGCATCATCAGGTTTTATGGCAGCAGCGGCACGTAAGGCCGCAAAGAAACTTGGTGCTGATGTTGAAGTAAAAGCAAAAAGTGAAACTGAAGTTCCCACACTTCTTCCCGAAATCGACTTGCTCTTAGTTGCTCCACACCTGAAATATATGATTGATGAAGTCAAAGAACTGTGTCAGGCTAATAACGTTAAATATAATGTTATTCCTCAGCGCGTTTACGGTTCCCTTGATGGAAAAGGTCTTATCGAATTTGCTCTCAAACAGTTTGAGACAGAATAA